From Paenibacillus graminis:
GGAAGGAACAATCAAAACCTGGCAGCATAAAGGATTGAAGCAGCTTAGAACGATTATGAAGAACCGGGGTGAATGGAATGATCAGTAGCAGCGAAGAGCAAACATTGCAGGCCGATGCACTGCGTATGCAGGCAGATCTGGATCAGGACCAGGGGGTTAGCAATTCCGCCTTAAGGCTGGCAATCCAAACAGGGATGGAGCGGGGGCAGCAGAGAATGAAAAAACGTGTGTTCTCCAAGGGCATGGGATTCAGTGCAGCCGCAGCCGTAGTTGTCGCAGCCGTACTTTTTATCCTTCCTTATTTTCACTCTGCTCCACAGCCTGTCAGCACCCGTCAGTCAGTGAACTGGGGGGAGCTTGAAGTGTTCAAAGGGAACGCCATATCCAGTTTGGATGAGCCTACGCTAGATTCGGCAATTCGAAACGGGTACATTCAGCTGGTGAATCAAAAGGCAGAAGCTAATGGATATACGATTACACTAAATGCCGTTACGGCAGACGAAAATAAGATTATGTATTTATACACGGCCACTACCGATGACAAGCAGGAGATTTACAGCATTAACAGTGCAAAAATGAAAGATCGTATAACTAACGGCTATCTGAACACCACGACTCAGACGGGAGGCAATGTGACGATCCCCGAACTGGAGAAAAACCATGTGTTTTACGGGCGCGGCGTTGTGGAGCTGGATCGTACGGAACCTTTTCCGCAGCAGCTGGAGGCAGAATTCAGGATCGCTTCAGTGAATCCCGGCAAGCTGGCCGACAGGAAAACAGGGACAATCATGGCAGATATGCATTATTCTTCGGTTTTGAAGGTCCGCTTTGCGCTTGATCCCAAATTTCAGGAATACAAGACTCAGATCGTGAAGCCAGATTTGCCGTTCACCTTAAACGGGCATGAGGTTGTGCTTAGTCAGGTGGAAATGTCTCCACTTCTTATACGGGCAAGAGTAGCCTTGAAGAATCCGGCCGAGAACAATTGGAAAACCAGGGAAGGCATCATGGAGAGTACTCTTATTCAGGGAATAACGTCGAAGGTTCAGGGGGAACCCGTACAGCTCAGTCCGGTTTCAGGCAATGGTACGGAGGACGGTTTTGAATATGCGTTCGCCAGCAGTTGGCTGAATGATCCGGAGTCGCTTGTGCTGAAGATTAAAGAGCGTGAGTCCTTTGACAAACCGGATATTCAGCTTGAAATTTACAATAAAAAGTAAGGGCAGCCGGCAGCCGCTCCGTTCCAGCCCAGGCTAATGTACTGCCGCCAGAAATGGCGGCTATTTTTAATGTTTGCACTATCAAACCGGAACGGCCACTTGTATCCGTGGATTGCCGGACCTTTAGACGAAATGGAAGGGTTGATCAATATCACTGTGATGATTAATAAATAGAGGCCAAGAGAAGCCGGCTTATCTGATTAGTACAACGGTAAATATGTTGAGCCGTTTGCACATGTACCGGATGCTCTCCTCTAAGGATGCAAAGCCATTTCTGCATGATCAGAATATTTTTTTTGCGGCCTACTTGAAATCGCTAACAACAAGTCATATAATAGGGCTATCGAAACGATTCGATAACAGATTTCGCGAACAACCGATTATTTTTAGAAAAGTTATTCCTTTTCGAGGAAAATTGTAGAAAAAGTGGTTTGAAGTCTCCTAATCTGGGTTATTATTGACTATGGGCTCTAAAAACCATCGTTAAATTCACAGCTGAACTCGAATTTTTTTTCGAAATTAATCGAAACGTTTCGATGTAAGGGCTTAAATCATAGTTTTTGAATTTATGCACACACTAAAACAGGGGTGAAAGAGAATGAAGAAAAAAACAGGTTTAGTGATTACTTCAGCTTTATTGGGATTCTCGTTGGTTGCAGCAGGTTGCGGAAACTCCGATAATAACTCAGCATCTGGCGACAACAAAACATTGAAGGTGTGGTTCATGGGTACTGCGGACACCGTGACACCGATTGCCAAGATGTATGAAGAAAAAAATCCCGGCATCAAAGTGGAAGTTCAAGCTATTCCTTGGGATAATGCACATGACAAATTGCTGACTGCCGTAGCTTCCAAGAACGGTCCGGACGTAGTTCAAATGGGTACAACCTGGATTCCTGAATTTGCGGCTGCCGGAGCGCTGAAGGATATGGCGCCTTATATCGAAAAATATCCAAGCATGAAAGCGGAGAACTTTTTCGATGGAGCTGTTCAAACGACCAAATATGAAGATAAGACAGTAGCTATTCCTTTCTATGTTGAAACCCGGGCCATGTTCTACCGCACGGATTTGCTGGGTGGCGTTGGTTATCCTGAAGGTCCTAAGACCTGGGATGAGCTCAAGGATGCGAGCAAGAAGCTGGTAGCCAAAGGCGGAGCCGGACATTATGCACTTCCAATCGAAGCGAAGGATTCGATCTACACCGCAATCTTTGCCTGGCAGAACGGAAGCGAACTGATTGACAGCAACCGTAAGCCACAGTTCAACCAGCCGGCATATGTGGAAACGATTAATTTTCTGAAGAGCTTCTACGATGAAGGGCTGTCCCCTAAAGGTACGGATCTGGATACCGTTGCCGCATTTAAGGATGGCACCATGGGGATGTTCATCAGCGGTCCTTGGATGATTCAGACTGTTAAGGAAAAAGCGCCGGAAATTGACGGCAAATGGGCTGTAACCACATTGCCTGCGAAGAAAACCAATACCTCCTCTATCGGCGGTGCGGACCTGTCCATTTTCAACTACAGTAAGAATCCGGATGAAGCCGCGAAGTTCATTGCATTCATGGCTGAACAGGATGCACAGCTGAAATTCTATGAAACCTCCAACTCTATGCCTGCACTTAAGGCTGCTTGGAAGAATGATGCTCTGAAAGATCCAATGATCCAAGCCTTCGGCAAACAGCTTGAGAATAGCCGTCCTGCCCCAATGGTTACTGAATATGAAGAAATTGCCAAAGCAGCTATGGCTTCGTTCGAACAGATCACGGTGGGCGGTGCCGATACCCAAACGGAACTTGACAAGTTGAACGCTAAGGCTAATGAACTACTCGGCAACAAGTAAGTGACCGTACAGCATTAACCTTGCCAGGCATACTGCCGGAATCTCCCGATAAGAGGTCCCGGCAGTGTGTGCGTTCATACTTATCCAGGGAAGAAGTGCAAGAAAGCGAAGGGATGTGAGCAATTGTGAGTTCATTTGTGAAGCAATGGCATAAAAATAAATACCCATATATGTTTATCGCACCTGCCGTAATCCTGCTGACCTTATTCTCCATTATTCCGATCATTATCGCGCTGGTCATCAGCTTTACCGATATGGATTTGGTCGGACTTGCGGATTATTCGAATATCAGCAGTGCGGGTTTTGCGAATTATATCAATATTTTTAAAGACCCGGTCTTCTTGAAATCCATGTACAATACGTTGATTTATGTAGTAATTGGGGTACCGCTCGTGGTGCTCGCCTCCATGGGGGTTGCCCTGCTGCTCAATTATGGAACAAGCTGGCTGTTCAAAAGCTTCCGTGTCATCTACTACATGCCGTCCATCACCAACATTGTGGCCGTGGCCGTGGTATGGGGATACCTGTATAACGGCAGCTATGGGCTTTTCAACTATATTCTGTCTATCTTTGGACTCCCGGCTCAGCAATGGCTTCAGGACCCGACACTGGCGAAATTATCACTGATCCTGCTGGCGTTCTGGAAATCCATCGGGCTTAATATGATTATTTTTCTGGCGGCACTGCAGGGCATTCCCCGCTCTTATTATGAAGCGGCTGAGATTGACGGAGCGACCGGCTGGAAGAAGCTGCGCTACATCACGGTTCCTCTGCTGGGATTTGCTACTTTCTTTGTGACCATTACGACCTTGATTGGCTGGATTCAATTCTTCGAAGAACCGCTGGTTATGACTAAGGGCGGACCGCTGAATGCAACGATGTCAATGGCGCTCTTCATTTATAACAACGGCTTCCAGCTCAGCAAGTTTGGTTATGCGGCTGCCGGTTCGTTTGTGCTGTTCATCATCATTATTATCGTGACGCTCATTCAATTCGCGGTCAAAAAGAAAGAAGTGGAATATTAAGCATCAGCTTGCGGGCTGCCAGCTTATAAGGAGGGAACAGGCATGGCATTAAGAATGAAACATATAGAAAAAGGCCTGATGATCGCACTGCTCATTATCGGAGGACTGCTAATGATGGTGCCGTTCATCTGGATGATCGGCTCGTCCTTTAAACCTGAGAATGAATTTACTGTAATTCCGCCAACACTTTTTCCGAGCCACCCGACATTCTCCAACTACCGGGATTTGTTCTTGAAGATGGATTTTTTGATCTATTTGAAAAATACACTGATTATCGTGCTCTGCTCCTTTGTGGGGCTGTTTCTGAACGCGATGGCCGGTTACGCTTTTGCGAAATTTGATTTTCCCGGTAAAAACAAGTTTTTCTATATTATTCTGGCGACGATGATGATCCCCGGACAGGTGACGATGATTCCAACCTATCTGATCATTAACCAGCTGCATTTGGTGAACACGATGGCAGGGATCGTATTGCCGGGTCTGGTGGGGGCGTTCGCAATTTTCCTGTTCCGGCAGTTCATGACGACGATTCCTATCGATTTATTGGAGGCGGCAAGATTGGACGGGGCGGGCGAGCTGCGGATTTTCTTCCAGCTGATGGTACCGATCGTAAAACCGGTCTTTGCCGTACAGGGTATCCTGACCTTTATCGGGGCATGGAACAGCTTCCTGTGGCCGTTGATTATTGCCAATGATGAGAGATTGTACACCTTATCCGTAGGGCTGTCGCTGCTCAAAGGCCAATACGGAACCGAGTTCGGACTGCAAATGGCCGGAGCCGCGTTCATGGTCGTGCCGATTATTATTATATTTATCTTCTTCCAGAAGCATATCATAGAAGGATATACCATCTCCGGTATAAAATAATATAGAGAAGCATATTTGCAAGTCTCGGGAAGGATTGAATGAAATGGCAACGATCAAGGATGTAGCCAAGTTGGCAGGGGTAGCCTTGTCAACCGCTTCATATGCCATGAGCGGCGACAGCAAGGTGAGCGCCAAGACCAGAGAAAAGGTGCTTGAGGCCGCAAGGCAGCTGAATTATCAGAAAAATGGCTTTGCCATGGATTTGAAAAGAAGCCGCACAAACACGATTGCTCTCATATTAACGGATCTATCCGGGCCGTATTATTCGGAACTTATCCGCAGCATTCAGGATGTGGCTTTATCCAATTCCTATGATCTTATAGCATGCAGCTCTATGGG
This genomic window contains:
- a CDS encoding DUF4179 domain-containing protein codes for the protein MISSSEEQTLQADALRMQADLDQDQGVSNSALRLAIQTGMERGQQRMKKRVFSKGMGFSAAAAVVVAAVLFILPYFHSAPQPVSTRQSVNWGELEVFKGNAISSLDEPTLDSAIRNGYIQLVNQKAEANGYTITLNAVTADENKIMYLYTATTDDKQEIYSINSAKMKDRITNGYLNTTTQTGGNVTIPELEKNHVFYGRGVVELDRTEPFPQQLEAEFRIASVNPGKLADRKTGTIMADMHYSSVLKVRFALDPKFQEYKTQIVKPDLPFTLNGHEVVLSQVEMSPLLIRARVALKNPAENNWKTREGIMESTLIQGITSKVQGEPVQLSPVSGNGTEDGFEYAFASSWLNDPESLVLKIKERESFDKPDIQLEIYNKK
- a CDS encoding sugar ABC transporter substrate-binding protein, with protein sequence MKKKTGLVITSALLGFSLVAAGCGNSDNNSASGDNKTLKVWFMGTADTVTPIAKMYEEKNPGIKVEVQAIPWDNAHDKLLTAVASKNGPDVVQMGTTWIPEFAAAGALKDMAPYIEKYPSMKAENFFDGAVQTTKYEDKTVAIPFYVETRAMFYRTDLLGGVGYPEGPKTWDELKDASKKLVAKGGAGHYALPIEAKDSIYTAIFAWQNGSELIDSNRKPQFNQPAYVETINFLKSFYDEGLSPKGTDLDTVAAFKDGTMGMFISGPWMIQTVKEKAPEIDGKWAVTTLPAKKTNTSSIGGADLSIFNYSKNPDEAAKFIAFMAEQDAQLKFYETSNSMPALKAAWKNDALKDPMIQAFGKQLENSRPAPMVTEYEEIAKAAMASFEQITVGGADTQTELDKLNAKANELLGNK
- a CDS encoding carbohydrate ABC transporter permease: MFIAPAVILLTLFSIIPIIIALVISFTDMDLVGLADYSNISSAGFANYINIFKDPVFLKSMYNTLIYVVIGVPLVVLASMGVALLLNYGTSWLFKSFRVIYYMPSITNIVAVAVVWGYLYNGSYGLFNYILSIFGLPAQQWLQDPTLAKLSLILLAFWKSIGLNMIIFLAALQGIPRSYYEAAEIDGATGWKKLRYITVPLLGFATFFVTITTLIGWIQFFEEPLVMTKGGPLNATMSMALFIYNNGFQLSKFGYAAAGSFVLFIIIIIVTLIQFAVKKKEVEY
- a CDS encoding carbohydrate ABC transporter permease yields the protein MALRMKHIEKGLMIALLIIGGLLMMVPFIWMIGSSFKPENEFTVIPPTLFPSHPTFSNYRDLFLKMDFLIYLKNTLIIVLCSFVGLFLNAMAGYAFAKFDFPGKNKFFYIILATMMIPGQVTMIPTYLIINQLHLVNTMAGIVLPGLVGAFAIFLFRQFMTTIPIDLLEAARLDGAGELRIFFQLMVPIVKPVFAVQGILTFIGAWNSFLWPLIIANDERLYTLSVGLSLLKGQYGTEFGLQMAGAAFMVVPIIIIFIFFQKHIIEGYTISGIK